A genomic region of Saccopteryx bilineata isolate mSacBil1 chromosome 1, mSacBil1_pri_phased_curated, whole genome shotgun sequence contains the following coding sequences:
- the SLC37A4 gene encoding glucose-6-phosphate exchanger SLC37A4 isoform X2 codes for MVAQGYGYYRTVIFSSMFGGYSLYYFNRKTFSFVMPSLVKEIPLDKDDLGLITSSQSAAYAISKFVSGVLSDQMSARWLFSSGLLLVGLVNIVFSKSSTVPVFAALWFLNGLAQGLGWPPCGKVLRKWFEPSQFGTWWAILSTSMNLAGGLGPILATILAQSYSWRSTLALSGAVCVVVSFLCLLLIHNEPADVGLCNLDPTPSKGKKGSLKEESTLQELLLSPYLWVLSTGYLVVFGVKTCCTDWGQFLLIQEKGQSALVGSSYMSALEIGGLVGSIAAGYLSDRAMAKAGLSVYGNPRHGLLLFMMAGMTVSMYLFRVTVTSDSPKLWILVLGALFGFSSYGPIALFGVIANESAPPNLCGTSHAIVGLMANVGGFLAGLPFSTIAKHYSWSTAFWVAEVICAASTVAFFLLRNIRTKMGRVPKKAE; via the exons ATGGTGGCCCAAGGCTACGGTTATTACCGCACTGTGATCTTCTCGTCCATGTTTGGAGGCTACAGCCTGTACTACTTCAACCGCAAGACCTTCTCCTTTGTCATGCCATCGCTGGTAAAGGAGATCCCTTTGGACAAAGATGACTTGG GGCTCATCACTAGCAGCCAGTCGGCAGCCTATGCCATCAGCAAGTTTGTTAGTGGGGTGCTGTCTGACCAGATGAGTGCTCGCTGGCTCTTCTCTTCTGGGCTGCTCCTGGTTGGCCTGGTCAACATTGTCTTTTCCAAGAGCTCCACAGTGCCTGTGTTTGCTGCTCTCTGGTTCCTCAATGGCCTGGCACAGGGGCTGGGCTGGCCCCCATGTGGCAAGGTCCTGAGGAAG TGGTTTGAGCCATCTCAGTTTGGCACTTGGTGGGCCATCCTGTCAACCAGCATGAACCTGGCTGGAGGGCTGGGCCCTATCCTGGCGACCATTCTCGCCCAGAGCTATAGCTGGCGCAGCACGCTGGCTCTGTCTGGGGCGGTGTGTGTGGttgtctccttcctctgtctcctgcTCATCCACAATGAACCTGCTGATGTTGGACTCTGCAACCTGGACCCCACCCCTTCCAAGGGCAAGAAGG GCTCCTTGAAGGAGGAGAGTACCTTACAGGAGCTGCTGCTGTCCCCCTACCTGTGGGTGCTCTCCACTGGCTACCTTGTGGTGTTTGGAGTAAAGACTTGCTGTACTGACTGGGGCCAGTTCTTACTTATCCAGGAGAAAGGACAGTCAGCCCTCGTGG GTAGCTCCTACATGAGTGCCCTGGAGATTGGGGGCCTTGTAGGCAGTATTGCAGCTGGCTACCTGTCAGACCGGGCCATGGCAAAG GCAGGGCTGTCTGTCTACGGGAACCCTCGCCATGGCCTGCTGCTGTTCATGATGGCTGGCATGACAGTGTCCATGTACCTCTTCCGGGTAACTGTGACCAGTGACTCCCCCAAG CTCTGGATCCTGGTGTTGGGAGCTCTGTTTGGTTTCTCCTCTTATGGTCCCATTGCCTTATTTGGAGTTATAGCCAATGAGAGTGCCCCTCCTAACTTGTGTGGTACCTCCCATGCCATCGTAGGACTCATGGCAAATG TGGGTGGCTTTCTGGCTGGGTTACCCTTCAGCACCATTGCCAAGCACTACAGCTGGAGCACAGCCTTCTGGGTGGCTGAAGTGATCTGTGCAGCCAGCACAGTTGCCTTCTTCCTCCTACGGAACATCCGCACCAAGATGGGCCGAGTGCCCAAGAAGGCCGAGTGA
- the SLC37A4 gene encoding glucose-6-phosphate exchanger SLC37A4 isoform X1, translating into MVAQGYGYYRTVIFSSMFGGYSLYYFNRKTFSFVMPSLVKEIPLDKDDLGLITSSQSAAYAISKFVSGVLSDQMSARWLFSSGLLLVGLVNIVFSKSSTVPVFAALWFLNGLAQGLGWPPCGKVLRKWFEPSQFGTWWAILSTSMNLAGGLGPILATILAQSYSWRSTLALSGAVCVVVSFLCLLLIHNEPADVGLCNLDPTPSKGKKGSLKEESTLQELLLSPYLWVLSTGYLVVFGVKTCCTDWGQFLLIQEKGQSALVGSSYMSALEIGGLVGSIAAGYLSDRAMAKAGLSVYGNPRHGLLLFMMAGMTVSMYLFRVTVTSDSPKDVVSWTLALHPLAELTGFKEHELWILVLGALFGFSSYGPIALFGVIANESAPPNLCGTSHAIVGLMANVGGFLAGLPFSTIAKHYSWSTAFWVAEVICAASTVAFFLLRNIRTKMGRVPKKAE; encoded by the exons ATGGTGGCCCAAGGCTACGGTTATTACCGCACTGTGATCTTCTCGTCCATGTTTGGAGGCTACAGCCTGTACTACTTCAACCGCAAGACCTTCTCCTTTGTCATGCCATCGCTGGTAAAGGAGATCCCTTTGGACAAAGATGACTTGG GGCTCATCACTAGCAGCCAGTCGGCAGCCTATGCCATCAGCAAGTTTGTTAGTGGGGTGCTGTCTGACCAGATGAGTGCTCGCTGGCTCTTCTCTTCTGGGCTGCTCCTGGTTGGCCTGGTCAACATTGTCTTTTCCAAGAGCTCCACAGTGCCTGTGTTTGCTGCTCTCTGGTTCCTCAATGGCCTGGCACAGGGGCTGGGCTGGCCCCCATGTGGCAAGGTCCTGAGGAAG TGGTTTGAGCCATCTCAGTTTGGCACTTGGTGGGCCATCCTGTCAACCAGCATGAACCTGGCTGGAGGGCTGGGCCCTATCCTGGCGACCATTCTCGCCCAGAGCTATAGCTGGCGCAGCACGCTGGCTCTGTCTGGGGCGGTGTGTGTGGttgtctccttcctctgtctcctgcTCATCCACAATGAACCTGCTGATGTTGGACTCTGCAACCTGGACCCCACCCCTTCCAAGGGCAAGAAGG GCTCCTTGAAGGAGGAGAGTACCTTACAGGAGCTGCTGCTGTCCCCCTACCTGTGGGTGCTCTCCACTGGCTACCTTGTGGTGTTTGGAGTAAAGACTTGCTGTACTGACTGGGGCCAGTTCTTACTTATCCAGGAGAAAGGACAGTCAGCCCTCGTGG GTAGCTCCTACATGAGTGCCCTGGAGATTGGGGGCCTTGTAGGCAGTATTGCAGCTGGCTACCTGTCAGACCGGGCCATGGCAAAG GCAGGGCTGTCTGTCTACGGGAACCCTCGCCATGGCCTGCTGCTGTTCATGATGGCTGGCATGACAGTGTCCATGTACCTCTTCCGGGTAACTGTGACCAGTGACTCCCCCAAG GATGTTGTTTCCTGGACTCTGGCTCTTCACCCTCTAGCTGAGCTCACAGGCTTTAAGGAACATGAG CTCTGGATCCTGGTGTTGGGAGCTCTGTTTGGTTTCTCCTCTTATGGTCCCATTGCCTTATTTGGAGTTATAGCCAATGAGAGTGCCCCTCCTAACTTGTGTGGTACCTCCCATGCCATCGTAGGACTCATGGCAAATG TGGGTGGCTTTCTGGCTGGGTTACCCTTCAGCACCATTGCCAAGCACTACAGCTGGAGCACAGCCTTCTGGGTGGCTGAAGTGATCTGTGCAGCCAGCACAGTTGCCTTCTTCCTCCTACGGAACATCCGCACCAAGATGGGCCGAGTGCCCAAGAAGGCCGAGTGA
- the SLC37A4 gene encoding glucose-6-phosphate exchanger SLC37A4 isoform X3, with the protein MVAQGYGYYRTVIFSSMFGGYSLYYFNRKTFSFVMPSLVKEIPLDKDDLGLITSSQSAAYAISKFVSGVLSDQMSARWLFSSGLLLVGLVNIVFSKSSTVPVFAALWFLNGLAQGLGWPPCGKVLRKWFEPSQFGTWWAILSTSMNLAGGLGPILATILAQSYSWRSTLALSGAVCVVVSFLCLLLIHNEPADVGLCNLDPTPSKGKKGSLKEESTLQELLLSPYLWVLSTGYLVVFGVKTCCTDWGQFLLIQEKGQSALVGSSYMSALEIGGLVGSIAAGYLSDRAMAKAGLSVYGNPRHGLLLFMMAGMTVSMYLFRVTVTSDSPKDVVSWTLALHPLAELTGFKEHELWILVLGALFGFSSYGPIALFGVIANESAPPNLCGTSHAIVGLMANEYLSRTPSTFLSPLLGLSTKTVN; encoded by the exons ATGGTGGCCCAAGGCTACGGTTATTACCGCACTGTGATCTTCTCGTCCATGTTTGGAGGCTACAGCCTGTACTACTTCAACCGCAAGACCTTCTCCTTTGTCATGCCATCGCTGGTAAAGGAGATCCCTTTGGACAAAGATGACTTGG GGCTCATCACTAGCAGCCAGTCGGCAGCCTATGCCATCAGCAAGTTTGTTAGTGGGGTGCTGTCTGACCAGATGAGTGCTCGCTGGCTCTTCTCTTCTGGGCTGCTCCTGGTTGGCCTGGTCAACATTGTCTTTTCCAAGAGCTCCACAGTGCCTGTGTTTGCTGCTCTCTGGTTCCTCAATGGCCTGGCACAGGGGCTGGGCTGGCCCCCATGTGGCAAGGTCCTGAGGAAG TGGTTTGAGCCATCTCAGTTTGGCACTTGGTGGGCCATCCTGTCAACCAGCATGAACCTGGCTGGAGGGCTGGGCCCTATCCTGGCGACCATTCTCGCCCAGAGCTATAGCTGGCGCAGCACGCTGGCTCTGTCTGGGGCGGTGTGTGTGGttgtctccttcctctgtctcctgcTCATCCACAATGAACCTGCTGATGTTGGACTCTGCAACCTGGACCCCACCCCTTCCAAGGGCAAGAAGG GCTCCTTGAAGGAGGAGAGTACCTTACAGGAGCTGCTGCTGTCCCCCTACCTGTGGGTGCTCTCCACTGGCTACCTTGTGGTGTTTGGAGTAAAGACTTGCTGTACTGACTGGGGCCAGTTCTTACTTATCCAGGAGAAAGGACAGTCAGCCCTCGTGG GTAGCTCCTACATGAGTGCCCTGGAGATTGGGGGCCTTGTAGGCAGTATTGCAGCTGGCTACCTGTCAGACCGGGCCATGGCAAAG GCAGGGCTGTCTGTCTACGGGAACCCTCGCCATGGCCTGCTGCTGTTCATGATGGCTGGCATGACAGTGTCCATGTACCTCTTCCGGGTAACTGTGACCAGTGACTCCCCCAAG GATGTTGTTTCCTGGACTCTGGCTCTTCACCCTCTAGCTGAGCTCACAGGCTTTAAGGAACATGAG CTCTGGATCCTGGTGTTGGGAGCTCTGTTTGGTTTCTCCTCTTATGGTCCCATTGCCTTATTTGGAGTTATAGCCAATGAGAGTGCCCCTCCTAACTTGTGTGGTACCTCCCATGCCATCGTAGGACTCATGGCAAATG